The following nucleotide sequence is from Flavobacterium sp. N1736.
AATACCAAGTGCCGTTACCACTACTTCAGAAAGTGCATTTTGTTCCTGAGTAAGTTCAATAACAACCGGAGTTGTATTAACCACAACTTCTGCTTTTTTATACCCCATATAACTTACTATAAGTGTATAAGGCAATTTTTGTCCTGTCTGGAAGAAAAACTTCCCGTCAAAATCAGTCTGAACACCGTGGGTCGTTCCTTTAATGTTTATTGAAGCACCAATAATAGTTTCCTTTGTAACAGCATCTACCACTGTTCCTTCAAGTTTAGACTGTATTAATGGCGTAGTTTCCTGAGCTTTTACTCCTATGGAAATCAATAAAATACATAACCATATATAGCTATTTAATTTTTTTTTCATTACTTTGGTTTGGTTTAATAAATAAGGCGGGCCGAAAACGGATTTATTCCATTATCGCTTCCTTATAGAGAGATGAACAATTTCTTTAAGCTTCACCATTTCTGCTGCAACAGAAATGGTTTTTTTATTTATCTACACATTCGTTTTTTCATTTCTTTTTTTATTTGGGATTATTATTATTTGAATTTGTCTGTACAAGATTTGAAACTTTAAATCAAGTATTCATCTTGTTAAAAATTTGTATAAATTAGAGATTCAGATTTTTTTTTAAGCGATAAAATCATTCGGCTTAAATTGTAAATAATTCTTACCAGTTCAAAAATAAAATCTACCTGATAGGTTGAACCTCTGTGTTTTCAGCTTGTTTTTAAATTCTACCAGTTTGATAGAACAAAGGTAAATTAAATATTTTAACTCAAAAACTTTAATCGTTTTTTTTCCAAAAAAAATGTTAACTACATCGATTTCAAAAATTTAAATTTCTAAAACCAAGACAGTTAAAAAATATAGTTTTTTTTCTAGTGTGTAAGAAATTTTCTAATCTGAAAGGATTAAATTAGAAATAAGCAGCTAAAAAGTGCTTTAAAAATAAGAGAAAATGAGAATTTCTGGCGGGTTTTTAGCCACAGATTGCACAGATGAAAAGGATTAAAAATTAAAAAATTAGGACGGATTTTAATCCGTTAAAGGGTAGAAAAAAAATCCCATAAATCTGCGTGAAAAAAACACACAGAAGCCACAGCACTTAGTTCAAAGAATTGAAATTGAAATTGAGATTGAGATTGAGATTGAAATTTGAAATTCAAAATCTATTGCTTTTCAAAATAAAGATAACTCGTATTAGTACTTACATTACGTAATCTTATTTGCGAATTATTAAACTCAAACAACTTCCAGTTACTATTTAATTTACCCATTAAATCTGAACTAAAAGTTAATTTTAATTCCCTAACGCCGCTTTGCATAGAACTTTCCCATTGTCCCGTTTCGGTAATTGCGCCTTTGGTTGCCACTACAGAATAATCATTTTTAAAAACAAATGAATATCCGGCATACGAAGCCGTTTTATCAGAATCAACAAAAAAATACGGAATCTCCCAGGAACCATTTGTTATTGTTTGCACAAAGTTAAGCGATACAATATTATTTTCCGGACAATAATCAATCGCATATTTAATAGCATTTTCGAACTCTAAATTATTCGTAATCGATTTATTCTGAGAATTATAATCGGTAATCGAAATTGGATATTGTAAAGCAATATACTGACTGCTGTTCAGGTTTTTTATAAAATTAAAAAACGCCTGATCACTTATAATCGATACCGAACTTGCAATTTGGTTTGCGCTGTTATAGATATTAATTGTGATAGGATAATTGATATTTAGACCGTTAATTTTGGATAAAAGATCAGGATAATGATTCCAATAATCAATCAAAGCATTAAAATCAGATTCTTGCGGAATAAATTTTTCAACGTAATTATAGTAAACCATCGTTACCGGAAAAACTATTTTTACAACATCATCATCTGTAGTACTTGCGTTGATATTATCGATTACTTTTTGATAATCAGCAGTAGTATTTACAGCAATTGTTTCGTTGTTAACCGTAACCGTATATGGAAGTTTGATCGTACAATAACTAGAGCGGTCAATTACATTATCCTGCACCGTTTTAACCATTGCAACCCTTTGCAGATAAGTAGTTAACGGAGAGGTATTTGTAACTGTTCCCTGTGCCGTATTATCTTGCTCATCTATTTCATTTTGACAAGATAATAAGAACAATAAAACGACTATTGATAAATATTTTTTGAAAGCCAACATATTTATATTTTTACAAAGGTAAATAAAATTTTAGATTTAAGATTTCTGATTTGCTGTGTTGATTTCTTTTTGTGTATGAAATCTAAAATCATCAATCTAAAATCTAAAATCAATTAATTCATCTATAAAACAATCAGCTTTACTTTTACCCTACTTAAAAAAAAACAAATACTTTTGTTACGTACAAATTGAAAATCCAAATGCCAAATAAAACCGAATCAAATACTTGCGACGAAATAATTTTTTCGTCTTTTTTTAAAAGTCAGATAAAAGGGCTTCGAAATTTTCTTTTTTACAAGTTTGGCAATTTAGATCAGGCAGAAGATGTGGCGCAGGAAGCTTTTGTAAAACTTTGGCAAAACTGTGCTTCGGTACCGCTCGAAAAAGCAAAATCATATATTTATACGATTGCAAATAATAGCAGTCTCAACGAAATTGCACATCAGAAAGTGGTTTTGAGATATGAAAAAAACTTCACCGGTTTGGATAAAACAAATGAAAATCCAGAATATATTCTGGAAGAAAAACAATTTCAGAACAAACTTTTAAAAGCCATCGAAAACCTAAACGAGAAACAGCGCGTTGCCTTTTTGATGCATCGAATAGACGGAAAAAAATACAGCGAAATTGCCCTCGAGTTAAACATTAGCGTAAAAGCTGTAGAAAAACGCATTCATCTCGCTTTGTTAAGCTTGCGTAAAGAAATTGATATATAAAAGTAGGGTAAATTCAGTTCCAATTGTTTTAATTATATAGTACTATACAATGAAAAAAAATCGCTTATTAGCAAAATGGCTCAACAATGATTTATCTGCGGATGAATTAGCTGCATTTGAAGCAAGCCCCGATTTTGAAAAATACCAAAAGATCAAACAATATACAGATCATTTGGAGGTAGCCGATTTAGACGAAAACGCTATGTTGTCGAACATTCTTAAACAGAAAAAAGCGACTCCAAAAGTAGTTCCTTTATATAAAAAATGGGTATTTCAGGCAGCCGCAATCCTTGTTCTGGCTCTTGGAATCACCTTTGCAATGCAATATTTTGTGCATGAAACGCAAACGGCAGATTTTGGAAAAAGAACCAATTTTTCATTACCCGATAATTCTGAAGTAGTACTAAATTCAGGTTCTGAAATAAGCTATAAAAAATGGAATTGGGACAACAACAGAACTTTAGAATTAAAAGGTGAAGCCTATTTTAGGGTAGCCAAAGGCAAACGCTTTGAAGTGCACACAAATCTCGGTAAAGTAACCGTTTTAGGAACTCAGTTTAACGTTAAAGCCCGAAAAAACAGGTTTGATGTGATTTGTTATGAAGGACGCGTAAAGGTAAATTATGCCAATACTCAAATTTTATTAACACACGGACAAGGCGTTAGTTTTGAAAACGGAAAACAGGTTAAAGTCGAAGTACATACATCAAAACCGGAATGGATTGACAATCAAATTAGTTTTTATAAAGAAAATATCAGAACAATTTTAGACGAAGTTGAAAGGCAATATAATATAAAGATCGAATTAAATACCAAAGATACAATCTCCTTATTTACAGGAAAATTACCCGCTAAAGATTTAAATGTAGCCTTGCAGATTATTAGTACAACGTATCATTTAGAGGCTAAAAAAGTCTCAGACAATAAAATAATTTTTGACGAAAAATAAATGTTGCTCCCCAAACAATTTCATTTTTTGTTTTTCATAATTTTCCTTGTCCTGAACCTTAATGCTCAGGACAAAGGAAAAGGTATGCCTTTTAAAAAAATCATAAATGATATTGAACAGCAACATCAGGTTATTTTTAATTACACCGAAGATATTATTGGAGATCTGCAATTAAATCCGCCAAAAAAATCACTTTCTTTAAATCAAAAACTGCAATATCTGGCAAAAAAAACCAATTTGTCTTTTGAAAATATAGGAAACAGATACATCAATATTTATAAAAAAGAAAACCAAACCCCCATAATTTGCGGATACGTGTTTTCTTATCCGGATAATAAACCCATTGAAAACGCCAATATTCATTTACCAAATAACACGCAGATTACAACAGATTCAAACGGATATTTTGAATTTGAAAAAAGTGCAAAAAATATCTTTTCAATTAGTCACGTCGGATATATAAATCAGGAAGTTACGACCGATAATTCAGATTCAGGAAATTGTCTTCAGATACTTTTAGAACCTGAAATTACACAACTTGAAGAAATCAAAACCAATGCTATTCTGGCGTCGGGAATTTCTAAAAACAACGACGGTTCATTCGAAATTAAACCCAAAAAATTTGGTATTCTCCCCGGACTTATCGAACCCGATGCTTTACAGACGATGCAGCAAATTCCAGGTGTAAACAGTATCGACGAAAGTGTTTCGAGTATTAATGTTCGCGGCGGTACGCATGATCAGAATTTATTTTTATGGAATGGAATACGAGTGTTTCAAACGGGACATTTTTTTGGTTTAATATCCGTTTTTAATCCAAATTTGGCGCATACGATTTCTATTTATAAAAACGGAAGTTCGGCATTTTACGGCGAAAGTGTATCCAGCGTAGTCGCTATTTCTTCTACTCCCGAAACTGCAGAAAAAAACTCGTTTAGCGCAGGAATAAATATGATTAATGCTGATGTTTATGCAAAATACAATCTTTCTAAAAAAAGTTATATCGAAGTTTCGGCACGTAAATCGATTACTGATTTTGTAGAAACCCCTACGTATAAAGAATATTTCAATAAAGTGTTTCAAAACACGACCATCACTGATTTTTCAAAAAACCAAAATGTCAATTATCATAGTGACAAAAAATTTGGTTTTTACGATGCTACACTTAAATATGCTCAAAAAATTGGAACTAAAGATCAAATTGTACTCGATTTAATTACCATTAAAGATAATTTGGAGGTTTTTCAAAGTGCCACGGTATACGACATAAACCGATCGGAAAATAATGTTTTACGCCAGCAAAATTATGGCGGAAACTTGTCCTGGAAAAGAAACTGGAATAGCTTTAATACCACTAAAATCAATGTTTATAATTCGGCATACGAACTTTTGGCGAATCAAAATAATACCATCGACAATCAAATCCTTATTCAGGAAAATGTAGTAAACAATAATGGTATTAATTTAGAAAATAATCATATTATTACCTCTAAATTTAGTTTTAACGACGGATATCAGTATAACGAAATTGGTATTACGAATTTAGAGCAGGTAACAAATCCTGATTTCTATCGAAAAATTAAAGACGTGCTTAGAACTCACGCTTTAATCTTGGAAGGAAAATACAACGATACGCTTTCCAGAATTTATTTTAAGGCAGGAACACGAGTTAATTATATTGAAAAATTCAGGAAATATATTGTAGAACCGCGAATGCAATTTAGCTACGGAATCAATAAAAACCTGAATATTGAATTATTGGGCGAGTTAAAAAGTCAAAACTCCCAACAAATTATTGATTTGCAGAAAGACTATTTTGGTATTGAAAAAAGACGCTGGATTATCTCCAATAACACCACAATTCCTATTCAAAAAAGCAAACAATTATCCCTGAACTTATTCTATAAAAAGAATGACTGGCTACTTGATATAGAAAATTTTTATAAAAAAGTAAGCGGAATCACCACTTCAAGTCAGGGTTTTCAAAACCAGTTAGAGTTTGTTCGCACAACCGGAGATTATGTAGTTTGGGGAACAGAAATGCTGGTTCAGAAAAAAATGAATCATTTTCTAACCTGGTTGAGTTATACATATAACCATAATGATTATCATTTTTCTAATTATGAATACTCAAGTTTTCCCAACAATTTTGAATTAATGCACACTGTTTCGTGGGCAGGTATTTATGAAAAAAATAATTTTAAAATTGCATTAGGAACAAAATGGTCTTCGGGCAGACCAAAAACTTCTCCCGATCTTTCTCAAATCGATCTTTCAGATCCTATTTTGGTTTACAACAAACCAAACAATACCAATCTGCATATTTTTTCGCAGGTTAATATTTCCTCCACTTATAAATGGGATACTGAAAACGGAATTCAATACAAATTGGGAATATCTATCTTAAATATCCTAAACCGAAAAAATGAAATCAGCGAATATTACCGGGTAAGTTCGTTGACAAATTCTATCGAAGAAGTAGAAACATTTGCATTGCAAAGAACTCCAAACCTGAGTTTTAGAGTTTCATTCTAACCTTATTCCTACAAGGTTTACCATTAATTTTTTTCTTTCTTTTAATTTTTTTTTCAAAAATAACAATTCTTTGGTAGGGTAATCTGCACTAAAGCTGTTTTACTATTGAAACCTATTAAAAGAATAAAAATGACCTCTTTAAAAAAATCAATACCAGATCATCTGGCTTATTCTTATGACAGTTCATAAGATGTACTACGCCTTTTTTGCACCCGGATGCTCCATAAAATCAAGAATAAATTCTTGATAGCAAATTATTACAATACATACTTTATAAAACCATTAAAGTATATTTTTTCCCTTTTTCGATATTAATCTAATTTACAAAACAATGAAATTAAAACAAATCAAATTCGCTTTAGTTGCCCTTGCTGCAACAACATTTTTCGTAAGCTGTAGTAGTGATAATGGTGGCGACACTCCAGAACCTCCTGTTACTCCGGAAGTAAAAATGGACGTTAAACTTGCTACAAGCCCTACATTAGGTTCTTACCTTACAGATAAAGACGGAAGATCGTTATATTTTTTCGCAACAGATGCAAACGGACAAGTTTCTTGTACCGGAGGATGTGAAGCAGTATGGCCTCCATTTAATGTAGACAATTTAACAGCTGATAAATTAGGCGCAGGATTAGCATTATCAGATTTTGGAACTGTTACTAACGCCTCTTCAAAAAAACAATTAACCTATAAAGGATGGCCTTTGTATTACTATGCGCCAGGTACAGGTGATGGATATGGCAACATAACCAATACTCCGGAAGCGGCTGGTCAAACCACAGGAGACGGAATTAACGGTACTTGGTTTATAGCAAAACCGGACTATTCTATCATGATTGTAAGAAGCCAGCTTTTAGGACATGATGGTAAAAACTACAAATCAGATTATACTGTTGGAGATGGACAAACTACCTATTTTACAGATGCTAAAGGTTTAACATTGTATACTTTCAAAAATGATAATTTCAAGAAAAACAACTATACAAAAGAAGATTTTTCGAACAATGCTGTTTGGCCAATCTATGAAACAGATAAAATTGTAGTTCCTTCACTTCTTGACAAAACTAAATTTAGTGTTATCACCGTATTTGGTAAATCTCAATTGGTTTACAATGGCTGGCCTTTGTATTATTTTGGACAAGATGCCAACGTAAGAGGCGCTAATAAAGGAATTAGTTTCCCTGCTCCTGCCGTTTGGCCAGTACCGGTAAGAGATATACCTCTGGCGATATAAACTTATCTAATACCCTACTATTTCAAATTAGTCCAAATTCTATTGGACTAATTTGAAATTATAAAATCGAAAACCACATCTGCTAAAACAAAAACCAAATCAAAAATCGACATGAATAAGACAAGAATCAAGATTCTGATAATTTTATTAGTGATAAGTTTTGGTCCTTATTATATCTATCAAAATATTTTATACAAAGATGCCCGAAACATCGAAAATGAAAAATCAATAGTTACAATTACTGCCTCAAATTTAGAAAAAGAATATGCTTTAAATCCATCAAAAGGAGACTCTAAATATTTAAATAAAACAATAGAAGTTAAAGGAATAGTTTCAGAAGTTACTGATTCGTCAATGGTAATAGATCATAAAGTATTTTGTAAAATGAACGAAAAAGTACAAAAGACTTTAATGAACAAACAAATCAATGTAAAAGGAAGATGTATAGGTTTTGATGATTTATTCGCAGTAGTAAAATTTGATCAATGCAGTATTCAACAACATTAAATATGAAAAAGAAAATATTCCTAATAATCGCTTTTTTAATCTGTTTTTATAGTAATGCCCAGGATGATTTGCTCTCTGCGCTCGACTCGACACAAGTGGTTGATAAAAACGTAACGGCAACATTTAAAGGCTTGCAGATTATAACCTTACAATCTACAAAATTAGCTGCCAAAAATGAATTTTACATCGTAATATCACATCGATTTGGTACTGTAAAAGGCGGAATTTCCGAATTTTTCGGGTTTGATGACGCAACAACAAAAATTGGCGGAATTTACGGCGTAACCGATTGGCTTTCTTTAAGTGCATCACATCATACTTTGCTAAAAATAAATGAAGCATCGGCAAAATACAGGCTTATAAGACAAAACGAAGACTTTCCTGTTGATATTGTTGGTTACAGCACCATAGATTTTAATAGTGGTTTAAAAAAAGACGATTATCCTAAAATTGAATTTTCTGACCGATTGAGTTATATCAATCAGGTTTTGATTTCAAGAAAATTCTCTGATAAATTATCGCTAGAATTGGTTCCCTCCTATATCCATAAAAACCTATATAATCCTGATATAGAAAACGATAACCAATTTACTTTCGGTGCGGGCGGACGATTAAAATTAACCAAAAGACTTTCTCTTAATCTGGAATACGCAGAGAATTTTAACAAACCCGGCTTTTATAATAATCCACTTTCCGTTGGCTTGGACATAGAAACCGGAGGTCATATTTTTCAATTGCTTTTTACAAATTCGCAATCAATGACCGAAAGCGGTTACTTAACAAGTGCTGCCGGAGATTGGGGGAAAGGCGATTTTTTCTTTGGGTTTAATTTATATAGAGTTTTTTAAAAGTATAAAATATGAAAAAATATATTTACTTATCCGGTCTTATTCTATCATTATATAGTTGTGAATCTACAACTTATGAAAGTCTGGAAGAACCAACTGTTATAGTTGAAGACGTTACTTACACCGCAAATGTGAAATCTATTATTGATGCAAACTGCATTGCCTGCCATGCTGCAGAATCTACGCTTAGACCTTTAGAAACGTATGATCAGGTAAAAGATGCTGTTTTAAATACGGATTTATTAGATAGAATTCAGCGACAAAACGGAACGCCCGGACAAATGCCAAAAGCAGGAAGAATGCCGCAGGATAAAATAAATCTAATTCTGCAATGGAATACGGACGGATTATTGGAAAATTAAATCAACACTAAAATGAAAAAAATAATTGTACTGCTATTTTTATTTGTTGGAATATCGCAGATTTCAGCTCAAAAGTATATCACAAAAACCGGAAGCTTAAAATTTGAAGCTTCTGTTGAATCTTTTGAAGAAGTTGCTGCAGAAAATAAAAATACATCGGCCATTTTAGAGTCGGCAACGGGAGATATTGCCGTTTTGGCTCTTATGAAAGGATTTCGTTTTAAAGTTGCCTTAATGGAAGAACATTTTAATGAAAATTATGTAGAATCCGATAAATTTCCGAAGGCAACATTTAAAGGAAAAGTCGACGATTTTGATGTATCGAAACTGTCTTCAACAGCCAAAATAGTCAAGATTTCAGGAGATTTGACTTTACACGGAAAAACCAAAAAAATAACCGCAAACGCTAAAATTTCAAAATCCGGTGATAAAATAACGGTAACAGGAAATTTTGATGTAAAACCGGAAGACTTTGACATTGAAATCCCAAAAGTGGTTAGCAAAAAAGTAGCCGATAAAATCAAAGTAAATTTCAATTTCATGCTTACAAAATTGTAAAATGATTAAAAAAAAATCTGCTCAATCTGCAAAATCTGCGTGAAAAAAAATTAAAACATACATTAAAAGCCGATTTCTGATTTAGTTAATTACAAAAAAAATCTCCTGCCAGAAAACAGGAGATTTTAATACTCTAATGCAAAATATAACTAACAATCAATTTAAAAACGCGCTTTTATTTAGAAAACTCAACAGTATTTAATTTCTGCCAGCCTCCACGTGTAAAATCCGGAATTTCAACCGGAGCCGAATTATTATCTAATGAAATCTCCGTTAACGGACTCAAACAAGACCATTCTGCTAAATCGTAAACATCCATATCCAGCGGAAGTCCTTGCTGTAAACAATGAAACATACGGTAATCCATAATAAAATCCATTCCGCCGTGACCGCCTACTTTTTTTGCCATTTCTTCAATATCTTTCACGATCGGATTTTTGTATTTTTCCATTAATATCTTTTTCACATCTTCAGATACAAATTCTTCGGCATTTAGATTTTGGTAATTTTTTGAGATCTCTCCTCCTGCTTCTTTCGCATCAATTGCATAACCTTCTACAGGATATTTATTGGCAAAACCTTTAGTTCCTGTCAATTGATACATTCTGCTATACGGTCTGGGGCTTGTAACATCATGCTGAATCTGGATTGTTTTTCCTTTTTCGGTACGAATCATGGTCATCGTGTGATCACCGTTTCTAAAATCAGTTACGACTTCTCCCGTTTTTTCCTTAATAAAAGCAGGATTTCCAACCGCTTTTGTATCCATCGAAACTAAAAAATTCATTTTATCACCTCTGTGAATATTTAGCGCCAGACACGCCGGACCCATTCCGTGTGTTGGGTAAATATCGCCTCTGTGTTTACGGTTATAATCCATACGCCAGTTGTTCCAGTATTGTCCCCAATACGGCTGAAGACCATGAATATAAGAACCTTCGGCATGAAGAATTTCTCCAAATAATCCTTGTTGTGCCATATTTAATGTTGTCAATTCGAAGAAATCATACACACAATTTTCTA
It contains:
- a CDS encoding DUF5777 family beta-barrel protein, producing MKKKIFLIIAFLICFYSNAQDDLLSALDSTQVVDKNVTATFKGLQIITLQSTKLAAKNEFYIVISHRFGTVKGGISEFFGFDDATTKIGGIYGVTDWLSLSASHHTLLKINEASAKYRLIRQNEDFPVDIVGYSTIDFNSGLKKDDYPKIEFSDRLSYINQVLISRKFSDKLSLELVPSYIHKNLYNPDIENDNQFTFGAGGRLKLTKRLSLNLEYAENFNKPGFYNNPLSVGLDIETGGHIFQLLFTNSQSMTESGYLTSAAGDWGKGDFFFGFNLYRVF
- a CDS encoding RNA polymerase sigma factor; this encodes MPNKTESNTCDEIIFSSFFKSQIKGLRNFLFYKFGNLDQAEDVAQEAFVKLWQNCASVPLEKAKSYIYTIANNSSLNEIAHQKVVLRYEKNFTGLDKTNENPEYILEEKQFQNKLLKAIENLNEKQRVAFLMHRIDGKKYSEIALELNISVKAVEKRIHLALLSLRKEIDI
- a CDS encoding YceI family protein, coding for MKKIIVLLFLFVGISQISAQKYITKTGSLKFEASVESFEEVAAENKNTSAILESATGDIAVLALMKGFRFKVALMEEHFNENYVESDKFPKATFKGKVDDFDVSKLSSTAKIVKISGDLTLHGKTKKITANAKISKSGDKITVTGNFDVKPEDFDIEIPKVVSKKVADKIKVNFNFMLTKL
- a CDS encoding TonB-dependent receptor — protein: MFFIIFLVLNLNAQDKGKGMPFKKIINDIEQQHQVIFNYTEDIIGDLQLNPPKKSLSLNQKLQYLAKKTNLSFENIGNRYINIYKKENQTPIICGYVFSYPDNKPIENANIHLPNNTQITTDSNGYFEFEKSAKNIFSISHVGYINQEVTTDNSDSGNCLQILLEPEITQLEEIKTNAILASGISKNNDGSFEIKPKKFGILPGLIEPDALQTMQQIPGVNSIDESVSSINVRGGTHDQNLFLWNGIRVFQTGHFFGLISVFNPNLAHTISIYKNGSSAFYGESVSSVVAISSTPETAEKNSFSAGINMINADVYAKYNLSKKSYIEVSARKSITDFVETPTYKEYFNKVFQNTTITDFSKNQNVNYHSDKKFGFYDATLKYAQKIGTKDQIVLDLITIKDNLEVFQSATVYDINRSENNVLRQQNYGGNLSWKRNWNSFNTTKINVYNSAYELLANQNNTIDNQILIQENVVNNNGINLENNHIITSKFSFNDGYQYNEIGITNLEQVTNPDFYRKIKDVLRTHALILEGKYNDTLSRIYFKAGTRVNYIEKFRKYIVEPRMQFSYGINKNLNIELLGELKSQNSQQIIDLQKDYFGIEKRRWIISNNTTIPIQKSKQLSLNLFYKKNDWLLDIENFYKKVSGITTSSQGFQNQLEFVRTTGDYVVWGTEMLVQKKMNHFLTWLSYTYNHNDYHFSNYEYSSFPNNFELMHTVSWAGIYEKNNFKIALGTKWSSGRPKTSPDLSQIDLSDPILVYNKPNNTNLHIFSQVNISSTYKWDTENGIQYKLGISILNILNRKNEISEYYRVSSLTNSIEEVETFALQRTPNLSFRVSF
- a CDS encoding cytochrome c → MKKYIYLSGLILSLYSCESTTYESLEEPTVIVEDVTYTANVKSIIDANCIACHAAESTLRPLETYDQVKDAVLNTDLLDRIQRQNGTPGQMPKAGRMPQDKINLILQWNTDGLLEN
- a CDS encoding OB-fold putative lipoprotein: MNKTRIKILIILLVISFGPYYIYQNILYKDARNIENEKSIVTITASNLEKEYALNPSKGDSKYLNKTIEVKGIVSEVTDSSMVIDHKVFCKMNEKVQKTLMNKQINVKGRCIGFDDLFAVVKFDQCSIQQH
- a CDS encoding FecR family protein, producing MKKNRLLAKWLNNDLSADELAAFEASPDFEKYQKIKQYTDHLEVADLDENAMLSNILKQKKATPKVVPLYKKWVFQAAAILVLALGITFAMQYFVHETQTADFGKRTNFSLPDNSEVVLNSGSEISYKKWNWDNNRTLELKGEAYFRVAKGKRFEVHTNLGKVTVLGTQFNVKARKNRFDVICYEGRVKVNYANTQILLTHGQGVSFENGKQVKVEVHTSKPEWIDNQISFYKENIRTILDEVERQYNIKIELNTKDTISLFTGKLPAKDLNVALQIISTTYHLEAKKVSDNKIIFDEK
- a CDS encoding Gfo/Idh/MocA family protein; this encodes MKSSILKFLLIAFLLLKICDSSAQIIKTKTPKRDKGQTDVLRLATPAIPVVHVAIIGLGMRGTGAVERITHIPGVEIVALCDMLEDRTTAANDTLVKHGKPKAEVFFGEDSWKKVTTLKNVDLVYIVTDWKHHANIAVQAMKDGKHVAVEVPGALTMQEIWDVIDTSEKTRKHCMMLENCVYDFFELTTLNMAQQGLFGEILHAEGSYIHGLQPYWGQYWNNWRMDYNRKHRGDIYPTHGMGPACLALNIHRGDKMNFLVSMDTKAVGNPAFIKEKTGEVVTDFRNGDHTMTMIRTEKGKTIQIQHDVTSPRPYSRMYQLTGTKGFANKYPVEGYAIDAKEAGGEISKNYQNLNAEEFVSEDVKKILMEKYKNPIVKDIEEMAKKVGGHGGMDFIMDYRMFHCLQQGLPLDMDVYDLAEWSCLSPLTEISLDNNSAPVEIPDFTRGGWQKLNTVEFSK